A region of the bacterium genome:
TACCTCCCCACGCCGGCCGGCACTCACGTTCGCCTCCGCTTCCCCTACGCGCCGCACTCCGTCCCCGCTCAGTAGCTGGCGAGGTAGCGGTCGATCTCCCAGCCGTGCACGTAGGTGCTGTACTCCTGCCACTCCTGTTCCTTCGCCGCGATGAGGTGCTGGAACACGTGCTCGCCCAGCACCTCCCGCATGAGCGCGCTCCGCCGGAACTCGTCCAGCGCCTCGCCCAGGTCCCGGGGCAGCTCCTGGATCCGGTAACGGCGCCGGTCGCGCACCGAGAGCGTGAAGATGTTCTTCTCCACCGGCTCCGGCGGCTCGATGCGCCGGCGGATCCCATCGAGCCCCGCCGCGAGTTGCACGGCCAGCGCGAGGTACGGGTTGGCCGCCGGATCGGGCATGCGCAGCTCGACGCGCGTGGCCGTGCCGCGGCGCGCCGGGACGCGCACGAGCGGCGAACGGTTGCGGTGCGCCCATGCCACGTGCACCGGCGCTTCGTGGCCGGGGACCAGTCGCTTGTAGCTGTTCACCAGGGGATTGGTGACGAGGCAGAAGCTCCGCGCGTGCTCCAGCAGACCGCCCACGTACCAGCGCATGACACGCGACATCTGGTCGGGCGCCTTCGGATCGTAGAACGCGTTCTCCTCACCCTTGAAGAGCGACTGGTGCGTGTGCAGACCCGAGCCGTGCTGGCCGAAGATCGGCTTGGGCATGAACGTGGCGTGCAGACCGTGCCGGAGCGCGATGCTGCGCACGACGAACCGGAAGGTGGAGAGGTTGTCCGCGGTGACCAGCGCATCGGCATGACGGAAGTCGATCTCGTGCTGGCCGGGCGCGACCTCGTGATGGCTCGCCTCCACCTCGATCCCCATCCGCTCCAGCGTGTCCACCACTTCGCGCCGAGTGATCTCGCCCAGGTCCACGGGCGTCAGGTCGAAGTACCCGCCGGCGTCGTGCGGCCGCAGTGTCGGCGCTCCCTCCGGTGTGCGGTAGAACAGGAAGAACTCCGCCTCCGCGGCCGCCATCATGCGATAACCCATGGCGGCGGCCGCCTCGATCTGCCGCCGCAGCACGTGCCGGGGGTCGCCCTCGAAGGGCCTGCCGTCGGCCGTGTAGACGTCGCAGATCAGGCGAGCCACGCGGGCGTCTCCGTCCGTCCACGGGTAGACGGCGAACGTCGACAGATCCGGCTTGAGGACCATGTCCGACTCCTCGATGCGCACGAAGCCCTCGATCGAGGAACCGTCGAAAACCAGTTGGCCCTCCAACGCCTTGTCGAACTGGCTCGCCGGGACTTCGACGCTCTTGATGACCCCGGTGATGTCGGTGAATTGGAGCCGCAGCGAGCGCACGTTCTCCGCGCGCAGCCGCTCGAGGACCTCCTCCTTCGTCGCCATGCCGGTGACTCACTCCGTAGTGGGGATGCGCTGGAGCGCGGACATTAGGCCGCGCTCCGCGCGAGAGTCAAGCGAATGCTCCGTGACGAGCCGGCAGGCGCCCGTCGGCCCGCTTGACGGGCCCCACGGCGGTGTCTATCGTCCCTGACGTGGACGAGGTCCGGATCACCACCGACGCCCATCGCGGCTGCGAGCCGGCAGCGCCCCAGATCCTCCACCTCCGCTCGGATCGGCGCCTGGGTCACGAGTGGGACGACTGGGACGGGCAGCCCCTGCCCGGCAACGGCGTCTACCGTGAACCGCCCGGATTGTTCTTCCGTCTGCTGACGGCGTGGTTCGGCGTGAGGGTGCTGGCGGCCGCCGCGGTGCTCTGGCTCACCGCACCGCGCCTCTCCCAGCTCTGGGCGCCACTCCCCTCCATCCTCGGCTGGATCCTCGTCCTCGCCGTCCTCGGCTACGCCGCGTGGGTCGCCGCGCTGGCCGTCTCGCTCCGCCTCGGCCGGAACGTGCTCCCCCGCAAGCTCGCCGAGCAGGGACTCCTCGCCCGCGCACTGCCGATCGCGGAGCGCACCGGACGCTGGTTCCGCATCTCGCGGGATCGGGCCGGGAACGCCGGCCTCCGAGTCTACAACGCCCTCGCGGCCGCACGCGCACGCCCCGGCGTCCGCCCCGACGAGCTCCTCGTGCTGCTGCCGCGCTGCCTCGACAAGGAGAGCATGCAGCGGGCGATGGAGCTCTCGGCCCGCTACGGCGTACCGCTCTTCGTCGCGTCCCGGGGGCGTTACGCCCGCGAGATGATCTCCCTCAAGCAGCCGCGGGCCGTCGTCGCCGTCGCGTGCGAGCGAGACCTCGTGAGCGGCGTTCGCGACGTGGCAGGCCGCCTTCCCGTGCTGGGCACCACGCTCTCCCTGCCGGAAGGACCCTGCAAGAACACCGGCGCGGACATCGAGGCGCTCGAGGACCAGATCCGAACGTTCCTCGGCCTGAATGCCCCGCGCCGCTGACATCCTCGAAGCGCTCGAACGCGAGACGCGCCGCTCCCTCTCGCTCTGGCGTCGTCTCACCGCGGCACAGCTCTTCGTCAGCAGCTTCCTCGGCCTCGTCCTACTGGGCAGTGCGCTGCTGCTCCTGCTCCCGGGGCTCTATGCCGGCGAGCGACTCTCCATCATCGATGCCGTCTTCATGGCCACGAGCGCCATCTGCGTCACCGGCCTCACGGTGGTGGACGTCGCGACCGAGCTCACACCCGCGGGCCAGGCCGTGCTCCTGCTCCTCGTCCAGCTCGGCGGGCTCGGCATCCTCACCTTCACCACGCTCATCATCCTCGTCCTCGGCCGGCGCATCACGCTCCGCAGTGAAGCGGTCGTCAGCGGAGCGGAGGCCGTACCGGTCCAGATCGATCGCGTCCGGCTGCTGCGCAGCATCGTCCGCTACGCACTCCTCATCGAGGCGGCCGGCGCCGTGGCGCTCTGGCTCGCATGGGCCCCCGAACTCGGCGCGGCCGGCGCGGCGTGGCCCGCCGTCTTCCACGCCGTCGCCGCGTTCTGCAATGCGGGCTTCTCCGTGCTCCCGGGCGGCATGACCCGGTTCGCGGGCGACCCGGTGACGCTCGTCATCCTCAGCACCCTTGTGGTCGCGGGCGGGCTCGGCTTCATCGTCTTGGAGGAGCTGAGCATGCAGGTCCGGCGCTCGCCCCGGCCCCGGCTCTCGCTGCACAGCAAACTCGTGCTCGTCACGAGCGCGGCGTTGCTGGCCGGCGGCGCGACGCTGTTCCTCGTCTTCGAGTGGCGCAACGCGCTCGCCCCGTTCCCGTGGTACGAGCGGCCGTTCGAGGCGCTGTTCCTGAGTGTGATGCCACGGTCCGGGGGCTACCACGCCCTGGATTACAACACGCTCAGCACGGCGTCGCTCTTCCTGACGCTCACGTTGATGATCATCGGCGGCTCACCCGGCTCTACCGCCGGCGGCATCAAGACCACTACCGTCGCGCTGCTCGTCGCCCTCGCCGTCGCCCGCCTGCGCGGCCGCGTCCATGCAGACGCCTTCGGCCGCACCATCCCCGAGGGCACCATCCAGCGCGCCATCGGCCTCGCCGTCCTTGTCATCGCCCTCACCGCCGCCGCGGTGCTGCTGCTCCAGGTGACCGAGCTGGGCGGCATCCCCTACGCCGCCGCGCCGGAACGGTTCTGGGCGCTCACCTTCGAGACCGTCAGCGCGTTCAACATCGTGGGCCTCTCGATGGGCGTGACCCCCGAGCTCAGCTCGGCAGGCAAGCTGCTCCTCGTCGCACTGATGTTCGTGGGACGCGTGGGGCCGTTCACCCTCGTGGCGTCAATGGCGATCGCCGCCGCGCGGCGGCGTCTCCACCTCCGCTACGCCTCCGAGGACGTCGTCGTCGGGTGAGGGTCAGGGAAGGGAAGACGGCGGCTCAGGCGGCGCACTCCGCGCACCGCCCGACCAGCTCGAGCCGGTAACCCTGCACGTCGAAGCCGTCCACGGGACCCAGCCCGGCCAGCGCATCCGGGGCCAGCCGGCCCGGCACATCCATCACCGCGCCGCACGAGAGGCACCGCGCGTGGTGGTGCGGGTCCGTGCGACTGTCATAGCGCGCAGAGCCGTCGCCGTAGGTGAGCTTCACCGCCAGCCCGCAGCCGACGAGCGTCTCCAGCGCCTTGTAGACCGTCGCCAGCGAAATATCCGGGATCTCGGCCCGCACCGCCGTGAAGACCTCGTCCGCGGTCGGGTGCGTGTCCGTGCTGGCGAGGTACCGGTACACGGCCGCCCGCTGCTCGGTGAACCGCTGACCGTTCGCCTCCAGCGCCTCCCGCAACACGACTTCAGGGCGCATGTCCGGCGCACCGGCCCGCTTCACATCCTGCAACGCACTTCTCATCGCTACTCCGGAAGGGAGCTGGCTCGCGGTTGCCCGTCCGGGTTACTAACATAGAGACGGCCGAGCAAGGGTGTCAATAGCGATTCTCGCTCCGGAAAACCGCGCATCCCTCTGTCCCGATGACAGATACGACGTCTTCCCCGCAGCGCGCCGGCGAGTCGGGCCCCGTCCTCGCCCTCGCCGCCGACCTCCTCTTCGCCTCGCGCATCCGCGCCACGGCGGCCGCAATCGGCGCCACCGTGCACCTCGTCCGGTCGGCGGAGGAACTCCTGGCCCGGGCGAGAGAGACGAGCCCGCGCCTGGTGCTGATCGACCTCCAGGCCCGCGCCGGGGATCCCGCCGACGCGATTCGACGGCTGCGGGCCGCGCCGGAGACGGCAGCGGTGCCGATCATCGCGTTCGGCCCTCATGTGAGCCGGGAGGCGATCGAGGCCGCCCGGGCCGCCGGGGCCACCCGCGTGCTGGCGCGCTCCGCGTTCGTTCGTGAGCTGCCCGGGCTGCTGGCG
Encoded here:
- a CDS encoding potassium transporter TrkH, producing MPRAADILEALERETRRSLSLWRRLTAAQLFVSSFLGLVLLGSALLLLLPGLYAGERLSIIDAVFMATSAICVTGLTVVDVATELTPAGQAVLLLLVQLGGLGILTFTTLIILVLGRRITLRSEAVVSGAEAVPVQIDRVRLLRSIVRYALLIEAAGAVALWLAWAPELGAAGAAWPAVFHAVAAFCNAGFSVLPGGMTRFAGDPVTLVILSTLVVAGGLGFIVLEELSMQVRRSPRPRLSLHSKLVLVTSAALLAGGATLFLVFEWRNALAPFPWYERPFEALFLSVMPRSGGYHALDYNTLSTASLFLTLTLMIIGGSPGSTAGGIKTTTVALLVALAVARLRGRVHADAFGRTIPEGTIQRAIGLAVLVIALTAAAVLLLQVTELGGIPYAAAPERFWALTFETVSAFNIVGLSMGVTPELSSAGKLLLVALMFVGRVGPFTLVASMAIAAARRRLHLRYASEDVVVG
- the glnA gene encoding type I glutamate--ammonia ligase translates to MATKEEVLERLRAENVRSLRLQFTDITGVIKSVEVPASQFDKALEGQLVFDGSSIEGFVRIEESDMVLKPDLSTFAVYPWTDGDARVARLICDVYTADGRPFEGDPRHVLRRQIEAAAAMGYRMMAAAEAEFFLFYRTPEGAPTLRPHDAGGYFDLTPVDLGEITRREVVDTLERMGIEVEASHHEVAPGQHEIDFRHADALVTADNLSTFRFVVRSIALRHGLHATFMPKPIFGQHGSGLHTHQSLFKGEENAFYDPKAPDQMSRVMRWYVGGLLEHARSFCLVTNPLVNSYKRLVPGHEAPVHVAWAHRNRSPLVRVPARRGTATRVELRMPDPAANPYLALAVQLAAGLDGIRRRIEPPEPVEKNIFTLSVRDRRRYRIQELPRDLGEALDEFRRSALMREVLGEHVFQHLIAAKEQEWQEYSTYVHGWEIDRYLASY
- a CDS encoding Fe2+/Zn2+ uptake regulation protein, with protein sequence MRPEVVLREALEANGQRFTEQRAAVYRYLASTDTHPTADEVFTAVRAEIPDISLATVYKALETLVGCGLAVKLTYGDGSARYDSRTDPHHHARCLSCGAVMDVPGRLAPDALAGLGPVDGFDVQGYRLELVGRCAECAA